The genome window GAAGTTAATAAAAGCGATGACCAATGGCGCGGGGAATTAACCCCGGAGCAGTATCTAATAACGCGTCAAAAGGGAACCGAACCGGCTTTCACAGGTCAATATTACCATTTCAAAGGTGATGGGGTCTATAAATGTGTCTGTTGCGGCAATGAGTTGTTCGCTTCGGATACCAAATACGAATCCGGTTCGGGCTGGCCGAGCTTTTGGAAGCCACTCTCCGACAATAATATCCGCGAGTTAAAAGATGACCGGATGGGGATGGTGCGGACCGAGGTGATCTGCAGTAAATGTGGGGCGCATCTGGGACATGTTTTCGATGATGGCCCGAAGCCAACCGGACAACGCTATTGTATTAACTCGGCCGCACTCGATTTCGTTGCGGACTCAAAAGAAAAATAGAAGTGCGGCCCGCGTTTTAATTTCGATTTCAATTAAATCAGGGTTTTCATATCCCTGACTTTTTTCTTTCTAATTCAGCCAAAAATAGTATATTTGTACATAAGGCATTCAATATCTGATTTCTAAATTTATTCGGACCGAAAACAGCTTCCATGTTCGCAAATAATTAAGAGCCCGTTCGGCTATGATGATTGATTGAAATAAAAGGAGGTTTTATGCGGACCTTTGTCCTGATGGTCAAACTGGCCTCGGCCAATGCCCAGCTGGTCGAGATCGGCGCCAAGCATAAAGAAAGATTTCAGATGGGGCATAAATGGATCAAGGAAATCGAGGAACGATGCCCCAAACTTCGCTTCAAGGATCATTATGCTCTAATGGGCTACTGGGACTCGATGCATATCTATGAAGCGCCTGATGAGGAAACTGCGGCTGTGGTCTCCATGATGACTCGTTCCCATGGCGCCGCTCAGGTCGAAAGCTGGGTAGCCTTACCCTACGAAAGGATCCTGAAATTGACCGATGATTTGCAGTGCCCCGATGGCAAGAAACGGAAATGACTTTTATTACATACTCCAAAAAAACAGGCCTCGGCTTTTTTATCCAGTTGCCGGAGGCCTGTTTTCATTTTGCCGGAGGCCTGTTTTCATTTTACGAATAATTCAAATCAACGCATAATGGCATAGACAATTGCCATTATAGCACCTACTATCAGCCCGATTATAACATAGATTATTATGGCTACCACCAGACTGACGACAAAGTACCCGACCAGCTTATCCGCCGGGGGTTCTTTAATAATGCGCATCCCGAGGTATAACAAATACAATGAGTACAACCCGACAATCGACAGCCACGAAATTGGTGGAAGAATGGCGAATATGCCGGCGATCCATGAAGCCGTCCACGAGAAGACGGCCACCTTCATGGAATCTTCCATATTTTTTCCGGCCCCGAATGATGGCGCCAGCATATCGATAATGTAAGCCATCAGGTAAACACCACCAAGCGAGAGCATGAACATGAAAACAGCCTGGATCAATCCGGCAAATACAGGCGTCCGGCCATACAGACTAAA of Candidatus Zixiibacteriota bacterium contains these proteins:
- the msrB gene encoding peptide-methionine (R)-S-oxide reductase MsrB gives rise to the protein MKFEVNKSDDQWRGELTPEQYLITRQKGTEPAFTGQYYHFKGDGVYKCVCCGNELFASDTKYESGSGWPSFWKPLSDNNIRELKDDRMGMVRTEVICSKCGAHLGHVFDDGPKPTGQRYCINSAALDFVADSKEK
- a CDS encoding GYD domain-containing protein, whose product is MRTFVLMVKLASANAQLVEIGAKHKERFQMGHKWIKEIEERCPKLRFKDHYALMGYWDSMHIYEAPDEETAAVVSMMTRSHGAAQVESWVALPYERILKLTDDLQCPDGKKRK
- a CDS encoding YIP1 family protein; this encodes MNIVDRAKNILIQPSAEWEVIKAEKLTVAEMFTQYAIILAAIPAIAGFIGNSIIGHAAFSLYGRTPVFAGLIQAVFMFMLSLGGVYLMAYIIDMLAPSFGAGKNMEDSMKVAVFSWTASWIAGIFAILPPISWLSIVGLYSLYLLYLGMRIIKEPPADKLVGYFVVSLVVAIIIYVIIGLIVGAIMAIVYAIMR